From Paralcaligenes sp. KSB-10:
GAATAAGCGATGTTTTCTGGGCCAGGGGTGTGCGCAGCAGCCCCAGGTCCAGATACCGGTTCTTGAGTTGTTCGAGCTGGTCCAGGGTCGTCATTTCTACAAGGCGCAGCCGAATCCTGGGATGGCTTTGGCGGAAATGGTTGATCAGGGTAGGCATGAAGCCGTAGCCGGCGCTTCCTATGAAACCAATCGATAGATGGCCGATTTCCCCGTTTTTTGCCGATTGCGCGCGCTCGATGGCCAATTGCTCGTATTTCAGCCATTGGTACGCTTCGTCCAGGAAAACCTTGCCCGCGGGGGTCAGGGAAACCGCTCGTTTGTTGCGCAGGAAAAGCGCTGTTCCCACATAAGTCTCGAGCTTTTGCATGGCCTGGCTCAAAGGCGACTGGGCAATATTCACACGCTCCGCGGCGCGCCCGAAATGGAGCTCTTCGGCAACGGCAATAAATTGCTTGAGAAGTCTGCTGTTTAGCATTTAAGACATTTTTTATCTTACAGAACGATGAATTATATGTTAGACCCTTGTTTTGAAGGGCTATACACTTTCCCATCCCCGCATCGATAAGGCGCAGTGATGAGTAAGTCAGCAGCGTTATACAAGGAAGCGTGCCGGTCGATATCCGAATTGCTGGAATCGCATTCGTCTTTTGAGGATCCTTCAAAGAGGCTGCGCCTGTTTGGTTCGGTGCCGCCATTCGATAGCCGGCACAAACTCAGCGTGGCGGCGGCCGGTGCCATAGGCGCCTATGCCTTGGCGGTCGAGAAGTGGTGGCACATGACAAGCGGCCAGCATCAGGTCGTTGGCATCGACTGGATGCAGGCGGCGAGTTCGCTGAATCCGGGCCATTTCCAAAAGCAGAGCGGCTATGCGCTTCCCGCTCTGTCCTTATTGACGGAATTGAAGGCCGATTTCTATAAAACGGCCGATGAGCGCTGGTTTTTCCCGATAGGTTCGTATCCGCATTTGAGGGATGGCGTGCTGGACTTGCTGCAATCCTCCAATAGTTCCGATGCCCTGGGGGCGGCGATCCGCAAATGGAACGCGCAGGATCTGGAAGATGCGTTTGCCCGGGAAAAGCTGCCCGGCGTGTTCGCCCGGTCCCGGGAGGAATGGCTGCGGCATCCGCAAGGCCGGCAATTGTCCCGGACACCGGTGATCGAAATCGAAAAAATAGGCGACAGCGACGTGGAGCATTCAAGGGCGCAGAGCAGGCCGTTGGAGAATGTGCGCGTACTGGACATGGGGCACGTTATCGCCGGGCCGGTCGTGGCCAGGTCGCTGGCGGAGCACGGCGCCGAAGTTTTGCGCGTGTCGCCGCCCTTGCGGCAGGATCCGTTCCGGCAAACGATCGACACGAATATAGGCAAGCGCTCGGCCTTCATCGATCTGAACTCGGAGCTGGACCGCCGGAAAATCAGGCAGCTCATAGTCGGGGCGGACGTCATGGTTCAATCCTGGCGTTCGCAGAGTTTAAAGAATCGAGGCTTGGGGCCTGAAGAGGCCGCGGCGATCCGGCCGGGAATCATTTATGTTTCGGTCAGCGCGTTTGGCGATCAAGGTCCCTGGGCGACACGCGGCGGTTTTGAACAACTGGGGCAGGTAGTCAGCGGTATCGCACTGGAAGAAAGTCGGTCGGGCCGTCCCCGCCTGGTGCCCACGTATCTGTTGAACGACTATCTGACAGGTTATCTGGGAGCGGCCGGCGTCATGCTGGCTTTGATCCGCCGGGCCACCGAGGGCGGCAGCTATCACGTGAAAGTCTCCCTGACCAGGACTTCCATGTGGGTGCAAAGCCTGGGGCTGGAAAATGAGATCGATGAAGCGGCCAGGGGCAGGCATTTTGCCGAGCATCTGAACCCGGTTCTGGAGAAGCGGCAATCGGCCTACGGTGTCCTGGAACAATTGCCGCCCGTTGCCCATTTTTCCCATACACAGGCCTATTGGTCCTTGCCGCCCGCGCCGATCGGCGCGCATGAACCTGCGTGGCTGTCCTGTTGAGTTGTTTTGCAAATGCCAATAAAAAAGGAGAAGACAATGTTTAAAAAAATGGTGATGGCTCTTGCTGTGGCTGGACTGGGCCTGATGGGATTCCAGGGCTGCGCGCAGGCGAAGTATCCGGATAAGGCGGTAACGGTCATTATCGGTTTTGCTCCAGGCGGGCCTACCGATGCCATTGGCAGGGTGCTGTTCAGCAAGGTGGCCGAAGAGCTGAAAGTTCCCATGGTGATAGAAAACCGACCTGGAGCGGGCGGCAATATTGCCGCGCAGGAGCTGCTCAGGGCCAAGCCTGACGGATACACGCTGATGTACGGAAGTTCGTCCATTACCACCGCGCCGGCGCTGTTCGGCCGTGAAGACCTGAATCCCAAGAAGGCGTTCGTGGCGGCAGGCTGCACCGCGGCGGTGCCGCTGATATTGCTCGTATCCAAGAAGATAGATGTCGGCAATGCCCGGGACTTTTATAAATTGCTGAAGGCCAATCCCGGCAAATATTTCATGGGCTCGTCGGGGAATGGTTCCATCGATCACCTGGTGGCGATGGACATAGCCCATACCCTGGGCCTGAAATTCCAGCATGTGCCCTATAAAGGAAACGGGCCGGCCTTGACCGACCTGGCCGCCGGAAATACGAATTTCATGTATTCAGGCTCATTTAATAGTGCGACTCCCTTTATCAAGGGTGGGCAGGTGAAGGCCCTGGCGGTGACGTCGGCCAAACGTTCGATTGCCTTGCCCGATGTGCCCACGCTGAGCGAAAGTATTCCCCAATTGAAGGGGTTCGACGCGGGTACGTGGCAGACGGTATTGGCGCCGAAGGGCACCGACCCCGCGATTCTGGAAACACTGAATCAGGCCTTGCAGAAGGCGCTGAAAGATCCGAAGGTGTTGAAAAGCCTGCATTTCCAGGGCGCCGAAGTCATGGAGAAAACGCCGGGACAATGCCAGGACTACATCAATAGCGAATATGACCGTTGGTCGAAGACCATTAAAAGAATCGGCCTGAAGATGAATTGATCATTCGGCCAGGTCGATTCACGGTGCCCGGATCAGGGGCGCTTGAGCGCGGCATGGTAACGGGCCACGTAGGCATCGAAGCTTTCGGTGTCGCTTTGTTCCAGCCTGACCTGTTCCTGCAAGGATTGCCCCGCCAAATCGGCAAGCGCTTGCTGCTTGGACTGGCTGAGCGCAACGGCCCGCAGCGCGTCGCGGTGCCGCTGGCTCTGCCGCAGGGTGTAGTCGTGCAGGCTGATTCGTTCGTCACGCAGCGCGCGCAGCAATCGGGCCGAAGGGGTCTGCTCGCTGTCTTGAAGCTTGGGTGCCTGTGCCTGCACGGCCTGGGCATAGTGCTGGCCGCCGCCATGGGCGGCATCCAGCATCTGGGCGTAGGGCAAAATACGCTCGAGCAGCTCATTGCCCCACTGGACCAGGCCGATGGCTTGATCTGACTCGGTTGCGTCTGCCTTGACGAGTTGCAGGCCGGGCTTGCGGCCTTCTTTCACTACCGTGCTGAAATTATTGCGGCTATTGCGGCACATTCCCGTTTCGGGGAAGAAAGGGCTGTCTTCGGACGCGCAAAACAGCAGGAACGCATCCATGAAATGGCTGGTCTGCGCTGAAATGCCGATTGGCGACTCCGGGTCGATATCCAGGCAGCGCACTTCGATGTACTGCACGCCGCGCGCGGCCAGCGCGGTGGCGGGACGTTCGCAGCGTCCGGTGGTGCGCTTGGGACGGATGGTCGAGTAATACTCGTTCTCGATCTGCAGGATATGGGTATTGAGCTGGATCCATTCGCCGTTGCGGTGCGTGCCTATTGCTTCATAAGCGGGCCATGGCTTGGTTACCGCGTTATACATGCGGTTCAGGAAAGTTTCGATATCGTTGTAACAGAGCTGCAATTCCGATTGGGCCTTGTTCTGATAGCCGAAATCGCTCATGCGCAGGCTCGTTGCGTAGGGCAGATACAGAGTGTCGTCGTCCAGGCTCAGCAGCGAGTGCTTGGCGTCGCGCAAGAATTTGCGGGATACCGCCGGCGAGGCCCCGAACAAGTACATCAGCAGCCAGGAATAGCGCGTAAAGTTACGGATCAGGGCCAGATAGCCTTTGGAACGCCGGTCTTCGATCGAAGACCCGTCGACGCCGAAGTGCTCCCAGATTTCGTCGGGCAGGGAAAAATTGTAGTGCACGCCCGCAATGCATTGCATGGTTTTGCCATAGCGTTCGGCCAGACCGCGTCGATACACATGTTTGAGCATGCCGGTGTTTGAACTGCCATACCAGGCGATTGGAATGTCGGCTTCCTCGGGCAGGTGCGCCGGCATGGATTGATTCCAGATCAGCTCGTCGCGCAACTGTCGCGCAACAAAGCGGTGGGTGTCTTCCAGCTCTTCCAGCAGGCCGGCGACGGAGTCGTGGGTGCCGGTAATCAATTCGAGCAGGGACTCGGAATAGTCGGTCGTGATCCGGGGGTTGGTCAGCGCAGATCCCAGGGCAACAGGATGAGGCGTCGTGGCCAGCACCCCTTGATTGTCGACGCGCAAGCCCTCTTTTTCGATACCGCGCAAGATACCTTTGAGCAGCCTGGGGTTCTGGCGCAGTGCGGCGTGGCGTTCGGAGCTAAGAGTCATCGCAGGAGTATTTTTATGAATTCAGCCTGCGATTTTACGGGTGTTTCGGAATTTGTGGTGAAGAGGGGCCACGGCACGAGGGGTCAAGCGCAGGCCTTTCGATGACAGGCCAGGGAACGGTAAACTGATTCTTCCATCAATTAAACAGCAGAGGGAGGTTCCGTGTTCAGGTATGCCGGAATCGTTGTCATTTTTCTTGCCTTGCTGGCAGGGTGTTCGCCGCAGTACAACTGGCGGGAAGCCCGGGTGGCCGGCGGCGCGGCCAAGGCGATCTTCCCCGACAGGCCTGTTACCCAGCAGCGGAAACTCGAGTTCTCCGGCCATCAGGTCGAGTTTTTCCTGACGACTGCCAAGGTCAACGATGTGGTGTTTGCGGTGGGCTATGCGTCTTTGCCCGCGGGATTGCCCGATAACGATCAACTGCGGCGGGATTTCGGCCAAGGGGTGATCCGCTCGCTGTACCAGGGCCTGGGTGTGGCGGTACCCGAGGTTCTTCCAGACTTCGGCAGCCGTTTTGCTATCGACGGCACAACGCCTCAAGGGCCTGCCAGGCTCGAAGCTAAGGCTTGGTTGCTGCCGCAGGGCCTGGTCGAGGGTATGGTGACAGCGGCTGCCGGATCTTACCCGCAGCCGGAAGCGGATGAATTTTTTCGCTCGCTGGTGCTGACTCGGTAAGTACGTTTAGCCAGCCGGCCTGGAGCGCTGCCGTAATAGCCGCCTGCCGGCTGTGTACCTGGAGTTTCTTGCAGGCATTGTGAATATGAAAATTGACTGTGCGTTCGGCGATGCCCAGAATCACTCCCATTTCCCAACTGGTCTTGCCGATTGCCGCCCAGCGCAAGCAGGTGAGTTCTTTGGTGGTAAGAGGATTCATGCGTCCGTTCTCCGTACATCGATGCCAAGTTTGATTACATTTATTTAACTAATGTATCAATTTTATTCATATCGGTAAAACGCAGAAGGACAAAACAATGCCTGGGCAGCCGGATAGTGATAAAATCCTACATCGATTCAGCGCCGATTTGCTTGATCTGCTTGCGGGCGCCTCATAAATCCAGCTAAAGAGGTCCATATGGCCCATATTCCCGTTTCCGCGTCTGCCGTACAGCCCATACTTCCCCCTTCCACCCCCGACGTCCCCATTCCCAGCGGCTCAGTCGGATTTGTATCTCCCCGGTTTTTTACATTCAGCGATCCATTGCCGCTTGCCAGCGGCCAGGTTTTGCCGTCTTACGAACTGGCAGTTGAAACTTACGGAGTGCTTAACGAAGCCCGCAGCAACGCCGTGCTGGTTTGCCATGCCCTGAATGCCTCGCACCATGTGGCCGGGATGGCGGCCAACGACGCCAAAGATCTGGGGTGGTGGGACAATATGGTCGGCCCCGGCAAGGCTGTCGATACCAATCGTTTCTTTGTGATCGGGGTCAATAACATTGGCTCCTGTTTTGGCTCGACCGGCCCTGTCAGCCTTCACCCCGATACTGGCAAGCCCTGGGGGGCGGCTTTTCCCGTTCTGACCGTCGAAGATTGGGTGCGCGCCCAGGTTCGGCTGGCCGACTCATTGGGAATAGAAAAATTCGCCGCGGTCATGGGGGGATCGCTGGGGGGGATGCAGGCATTGAGCTGGGCGGTTACCTGCCCCGATCGGGTTGGGCACTGCATTGTCATTGCCAGTACACCGCGCCTGTCGGCCCAGAATATCGGCTTTAATGAAGTGGCGCGCCGCTCGATCATTTCCGACCCCGATTTCCACGGCGGCGATTACCTGGCGCACAACACCGTGCCCAAGCGCGGCCTGTCGGTCGCCCGCATGCTGGGCCACATCACCTACCTGTCCGACGACGATATGGCCGAAAAATTCGGCCGTACCCAGCGCGCGCCGGCCGCTGGAGGCGAATTCCATTATGGCTACGACGTCGAATTCGAAGTGGAATCCTATCTGCGCTACCAGGGCGAAAAGTTTTCCGGCTATTTCGATGCCAATACATATTTGCTGATTACCCGGGCACTCGATTATTTCGATCCGGCGCGCAATTATGGCGGCGATCTGGCCCAGGCCCTCGACAAGGTCAGCGCCGACTTCCTGCTGGTTTCGTTTACCACCGACTGGCGCTTTCCGCCCGCCCGTTCGCGCGAGATTGTCCGTGCCTTGCTTAAAAACAAGCGGCCGGTCACGTATGCCGAGATCGATGCGCCGCACGGCCACGACGCGTTTCTGCTTGAAGACCCCCGTTATCATGCCGTGGTGCAGGGTTATTACGATCGGATTGCGTATAAACTTGGCCTGCCCGAGCGCACCTCGACCACCGGAGTCTTAGCGTGACCACGATTCAATCTGCCGCGGACCAGAGCCCCTTGCGGCCCGACCTGGCACGTATTGCCAGCTGGATCATGCCGCAAAGCCGCGTGCTTGACCTGGGTTGCGGCGACGGCGACCTGCTGGCCTATTTGCGCGACAAAAAAGAAGTCGAAGGGGCCGGGGTCGAGCTGAATAGTGCGCATTTCATCGCCTCGGTACAGCGTGGCGTATCGGTGGTTCAGCAAAATCTCGAAGAAGGCCTGGCGCTGTTCGACGACCAGCAGTTCGATACGGTGGTGCTGTCCCAGACGCTGCAATCCATGCACCATACCGAGCATATCCTGCGTGAGATGGCCCGGGTGGCGCGCTTCGGGATCGTGTCGTTTCCCAATTTCGGGTACTGGCCGCATGGCTGGTCGATTTTGCGCGGGCGCATGCCGGTTACCGGCGAAATGCCTTATCAGTGGTACGACACGCCCAATATTCATTTGTGCACGCTCAAAGATTTCCAGGATCTCGCGGCTTCGCTTGATTTGCGCATTACGCATCTGGCAACCTTCAATTTCAACAAAGAAGTTCGTTTGCTGCCGAGCTGGCGCAGTACGCTGGCCCTGTACCGGTTTGAATCGCCCAAACGGGCCGCTTGAAAAAAACAGGGGGAATCATCGTTTCTTCGTCCAATGTATATGCCAGTCCGCGCGTCATTCCCCTGCTGGTTCTGGGGTTTGCCAGCGGTTTGCCGCTGGCCCTGACGAGCGGCACCTTGCAGGCCTGGGCCACTGTGTCCAATGTGTCCCTTCAGGATATCGGCTTCCTGACCTTGATCGGCTCGGCCTATACGCTCAAGTTTTTGTGGGCGCCGTTTGTCGATCGTTATGCGCCGCCCAT
This genomic window contains:
- the metW gene encoding methionine biosynthesis protein MetW; protein product: MTTIQSAADQSPLRPDLARIASWIMPQSRVLDLGCGDGDLLAYLRDKKEVEGAGVELNSAHFIASVQRGVSVVQQNLEEGLALFDDQQFDTVVLSQTLQSMHHTEHILREMARVARFGIVSFPNFGYWPHGWSILRGRMPVTGEMPYQWYDTPNIHLCTLKDFQDLAASLDLRITHLATFNFNKEVRLLPSWRSTLALYRFESPKRAA
- a CDS encoding tripartite tricarboxylate transporter substrate binding protein yields the protein MFKKMVMALAVAGLGLMGFQGCAQAKYPDKAVTVIIGFAPGGPTDAIGRVLFSKVAEELKVPMVIENRPGAGGNIAAQELLRAKPDGYTLMYGSSSITTAPALFGREDLNPKKAFVAAGCTAAVPLILLVSKKIDVGNARDFYKLLKANPGKYFMGSSGNGSIDHLVAMDIAHTLGLKFQHVPYKGNGPALTDLAAGNTNFMYSGSFNSATPFIKGGQVKALAVTSAKRSIALPDVPTLSESIPQLKGFDAGTWQTVLAPKGTDPAILETLNQALQKALKDPKVLKSLHFQGAEVMEKTPGQCQDYINSEYDRWSKTIKRIGLKMN
- a CDS encoding helix-turn-helix domain-containing protein; protein product: MNPLTTKELTCLRWAAIGKTSWEMGVILGIAERTVNFHIHNACKKLQVHSRQAAITAALQAGWLNVLTESAPASEKIHPLPAAGKIRQPLSPYPRPGPAAATKP
- the gshA gene encoding glutamate--cysteine ligase, encoding MTLSSERHAALRQNPRLLKGILRGIEKEGLRVDNQGVLATTPHPVALGSALTNPRITTDYSESLLELITGTHDSVAGLLEELEDTHRFVARQLRDELIWNQSMPAHLPEEADIPIAWYGSSNTGMLKHVYRRGLAERYGKTMQCIAGVHYNFSLPDEIWEHFGVDGSSIEDRRSKGYLALIRNFTRYSWLLMYLFGASPAVSRKFLRDAKHSLLSLDDDTLYLPYATSLRMSDFGYQNKAQSELQLCYNDIETFLNRMYNAVTKPWPAYEAIGTHRNGEWIQLNTHILQIENEYYSTIRPKRTTGRCERPATALAARGVQYIEVRCLDIDPESPIGISAQTSHFMDAFLLFCASEDSPFFPETGMCRNSRNNFSTVVKEGRKPGLQLVKADATESDQAIGLVQWGNELLERILPYAQMLDAAHGGGQHYAQAVQAQAPKLQDSEQTPSARLLRALRDERISLHDYTLRQSQRHRDALRAVALSQSKQQALADLAGQSLQEQVRLEQSDTESFDAYVARYHAALKRP
- a CDS encoding homoserine O-acetyltransferase; translated protein: MAHIPVSASAVQPILPPSTPDVPIPSGSVGFVSPRFFTFSDPLPLASGQVLPSYELAVETYGVLNEARSNAVLVCHALNASHHVAGMAANDAKDLGWWDNMVGPGKAVDTNRFFVIGVNNIGSCFGSTGPVSLHPDTGKPWGAAFPVLTVEDWVRAQVRLADSLGIEKFAAVMGGSLGGMQALSWAVTCPDRVGHCIVIASTPRLSAQNIGFNEVARRSIISDPDFHGGDYLAHNTVPKRGLSVARMLGHITYLSDDDMAEKFGRTQRAPAAGGEFHYGYDVEFEVESYLRYQGEKFSGYFDANTYLLITRALDYFDPARNYGGDLAQALDKVSADFLLVSFTTDWRFPPARSREIVRALLKNKRPVTYAEIDAPHGHDAFLLEDPRYHAVVQGYYDRIAYKLGLPERTSTTGVLA
- a CDS encoding CoA transferase — protein: MSKSAALYKEACRSISELLESHSSFEDPSKRLRLFGSVPPFDSRHKLSVAAAGAIGAYALAVEKWWHMTSGQHQVVGIDWMQAASSLNPGHFQKQSGYALPALSLLTELKADFYKTADERWFFPIGSYPHLRDGVLDLLQSSNSSDALGAAIRKWNAQDLEDAFAREKLPGVFARSREEWLRHPQGRQLSRTPVIEIEKIGDSDVEHSRAQSRPLENVRVLDMGHVIAGPVVARSLAEHGAEVLRVSPPLRQDPFRQTIDTNIGKRSAFIDLNSELDRRKIRQLIVGADVMVQSWRSQSLKNRGLGPEEAAAIRPGIIYVSVSAFGDQGPWATRGGFEQLGQVVSGIALEESRSGRPRLVPTYLLNDYLTGYLGAAGVMLALIRRATEGGSYHVKVSLTRTSMWVQSLGLENEIDEAARGRHFAEHLNPVLEKRQSAYGVLEQLPPVAHFSHTQAYWSLPPAPIGAHEPAWLSC